In Flavobacteriaceae bacterium, the following proteins share a genomic window:
- the gcvH gene encoding glycine cleavage system protein GcvH gives MNIPSDLKYTKDHEWVKVEGDTVTVGITDFAQSELGDIVYVEVETLDETLAADEVFGTVEAVKTVSDLFLPVSGEIIAFNESLEDEPEKVNSDPYGEGWMIKIKFSDADQLENLMSDEDYKSLIGA, from the coding sequence ATGAACATTCCATCAGATTTAAAATACACTAAAGACCACGAATGGGTAAAAGTTGAAGGAGATACGGTTACTGTTGGTATAACAGATTTCGCTCAAAGTGAATTGGGTGATATTGTTTATGTTGAGGTTGAAACTTTAGATGAAACTTTAGCTGCCGATGAAGTTTTTGGTACAGTAGAAGCTGTTAAAACAGTTTCTGATTTATTTTTACCAGTTTCTGGCGAAATTATTGCATTTAATGAAAGTTTAGAAGACGAACCAGAAAAAGTAAATAGTGATCCTTATGGAGAAGGTTGGATGATTAAAATAAAATTCTCTGACGCCGATCAATTAGAAAATTTAATGTCTGACGAAGATTATAAATCTTTAATAGGTGCGTAA
- a CDS encoding energy transducer TonB, whose translation MEQKKSQKADVSRNGSVYFAVGLALMLLVTNYTINYKTYDKSDIDIGLLNLEEELEEEVPLTEQIVTPPPPPPPPAAPEVIEVVEDEEEIEETVIESTETDQEEEIVEVEEIEVEEEEEITEVAFAVIENVPVFPGCERGNNDKKKKCMSDKITKFVQKNFNTELAGDLGLSGRQKIQVFFKIDQTGNVVGVQSRAPHPRLGKEAARVINKLPKMKPGRQRGKAVIVPYALPIVFQVQD comes from the coding sequence ATGGAACAAAAGAAAAGTCAAAAAGCAGATGTAAGCAGAAATGGTTCAGTTTATTTTGCGGTAGGTCTTGCATTAATGCTGTTAGTAACTAATTATACAATCAATTATAAAACTTACGATAAGTCTGATATAGATATAGGGTTGTTAAACTTAGAAGAAGAATTAGAGGAAGAAGTTCCGTTAACTGAACAAATTGTAACCCCTCCCCCTCCACCTCCACCTCCTGCAGCTCCAGAAGTTATTGAAGTAGTAGAAGATGAAGAAGAAATTGAAGAGACTGTAATTGAATCTACAGAAACAGATCAAGAAGAAGAGATTGTAGAAGTAGAAGAAATAGAGGTAGAAGAAGAAGAAGAAATTACTGAAGTAGCTTTTGCTGTTATCGAAAATGTTCCAGTTTTTCCAGGATGTGAAAGAGGGAATAATGATAAAAAGAAGAAGTGTATGTCTGATAAGATTACAAAATTTGTGCAAAAAAACTTTAACACAGAACTTGCAGGAGATTTAGGATTATCAGGAAGACAAAAAATACAAGTATTTTTCAAAATAGATCAAACCGGTAATGTAGTTGGAGTTCAGTCTAGAGCGCCTCACCCAAGACTTGGAAAAGAAGCTGCTCGTGTGATTAATAAATTACCAAAAATGAAACCAGGGAGACAAAGAGGAAAAGCAGTTATTGTACCTTATGCATTACCAATTGTATTCCAAGTACAAGATTAA
- a CDS encoding energy transducer TonB, protein MNFFKKNHKLVDQNEKSEKKPHKHDANLQKNTMLYFQVGLILCLLTSYELLELQFKTSKTSINDDLAYEDTTSFIESPTFKIEQVKEPDPEPVQKKIITSVIKEVPDDTTIKDNLNDIITEPEPTLEPGIDPGDIFIEDIPEDIPVPVNFVQNVPIYPGCERHSSNDKRKKCMSDKITKLVSKKFNNEIAGELGLNGKQRIQVQFKIDKSGNVTDIKARAAHPGLEREAIKVVNKIPHMIPGKQNDKNVGVIYNLPITLQVQN, encoded by the coding sequence ATGAATTTTTTTAAAAAAAATCACAAACTCGTTGATCAGAACGAGAAGAGTGAAAAAAAGCCACACAAGCATGATGCTAATTTACAAAAAAACACAATGCTTTACTTTCAAGTTGGGTTAATACTATGCTTATTAACAAGCTATGAGTTATTAGAATTACAATTTAAAACTTCAAAAACCTCAATAAATGATGATCTTGCTTATGAAGACACTACAAGCTTTATTGAATCACCTACATTTAAAATTGAACAAGTAAAAGAGCCTGATCCAGAACCTGTTCAAAAAAAAATAATTACAAGTGTAATTAAAGAGGTGCCAGATGATACTACTATTAAAGATAACTTAAATGATATTATTACAGAACCTGAGCCAACTTTAGAGCCAGGTATAGATCCAGGAGATATATTTATAGAAGATATTCCAGAAGATATTCCAGTTCCAGTAAATTTTGTGCAAAATGTTCCAATTTATCCTGGATGTGAGAGACATTCTTCTAATGATAAGCGAAAAAAATGCATGTCGGATAAAATCACAAAACTAGTGTCTAAAAAATTTAATAATGAAATAGCAGGAGAGTTAGGGCTAAATGGAAAGCAGCGAATTCAGGTACAATTTAAAATTGATAAATCAGGAAACGTAACAGATATTAAAGCTAGAGCTGCACATCCTGGATTGGAAAGAGAAGCTATTAAAGTGGTTAATAAAATACCTCATATGATCCCTGGAAAACAAAACGATAAAAACGTGGGGGTAATTTATAATTTGCCTATAACGTTACAAGTGCAAAATTAA
- a CDS encoding gliding motility protein RemB, which produces MKNFFLLITFLSFTNIFSQELSEYEKPPVFPDCESESVENLRTCFYNNISKFVYENFKIPEIVNNENYKGNIVVLFEVNARGEFVVLYVDAIYEELKKEVKRVFAELPEIKPSTYNGRPTYKQYSYQIDIPLTKSKTNIEIVNAKTNKNTVLFPLTLEESKEIESIKNGDFDRQKKFKSQLNIPLSHEVYSRFDKALNRIGVNTHTASRPFLYDVVNNHHDFESILDSLQLDKSSWFGRKFFNEHMVRFQGDNYWFTIDPAADLQLGVETDERKEDNITYNNTRAIFVQGGIGKKFSFFSAIYESQGRFAQYFNDFARSIRPAGGNPAVIPGRGIADESRAGDFDYPVAEGYISYTPSKYFNFQFGTGQHFIGDGYRSLLLSDVSSNYPYFKINTTFWKIKYTNTFLSLRDIRPEATDDGAFGTKFAVNHYLSYNINKKLNIGLFESVIFLNEDNSGVDLSLLNPIIFLRNVEFQRGSRGGNALIGATAKYKFSNRFNIYGQLIIDELQLSQLTNGSQNFRNKHGYQLGFKYYDAFNVSDLTLQLEYNQVRPFTFSNNDPALSFTNANQPLAHPFGANFREFIAIARYRSDRWYGAGRLIYGQRGFEDDINNVFFGGNNLFGSEDNRPSDNGNELLQGNRVNSIYADLEIGYLLNPATNLKLFINPIYRDFSPETETETVFKTNTLWFNVGFRTDLFNWYFDN; this is translated from the coding sequence ATGAAGAATTTTTTCCTACTTATTACTTTCTTGAGTTTTACGAATATATTTTCACAAGAATTATCTGAATATGAAAAACCACCAGTTTTTCCTGATTGCGAATCTGAATCTGTTGAAAACTTGAGAACGTGTTTTTATAATAATATTTCAAAGTTCGTTTATGAAAATTTTAAAATCCCAGAAATAGTAAATAATGAAAACTATAAAGGTAATATTGTTGTATTGTTTGAAGTAAATGCTAGAGGGGAATTTGTAGTGCTTTATGTAGATGCTATTTATGAAGAATTAAAAAAAGAAGTAAAGCGTGTATTTGCAGAACTTCCTGAAATTAAACCATCAACATATAATGGAAGACCAACCTATAAACAATACTCTTATCAGATAGATATTCCACTTACGAAATCTAAAACTAATATAGAAATTGTTAATGCTAAAACAAATAAAAATACTGTTTTATTCCCTTTAACTTTAGAAGAATCTAAAGAAATAGAATCTATAAAAAATGGAGATTTTGATAGGCAAAAGAAATTTAAAAGTCAATTAAATATTCCATTGTCACATGAAGTATATTCTCGTTTTGATAAAGCTCTAAATAGAATAGGAGTTAATACGCATACTGCGAGTAGACCTTTTTTATACGATGTAGTAAATAATCATCATGATTTTGAATCTATATTAGACTCTCTCCAATTAGATAAAAGTAGTTGGTTTGGCCGTAAGTTTTTTAACGAACATATGGTACGATTTCAAGGTGATAATTATTGGTTTACAATAGATCCAGCAGCAGATCTCCAATTAGGTGTAGAAACAGATGAGCGTAAAGAAGATAATATTACTTACAATAATACACGTGCTATATTTGTCCAAGGTGGAATAGGAAAAAAGTTTAGTTTTTTTAGTGCTATTTATGAAAGTCAAGGGCGATTTGCTCAGTATTTTAATGATTTTGCAAGATCTATTCGTCCAGCTGGCGGTAATCCAGCAGTAATTCCAGGAAGAGGTATTGCAGATGAGTCTAGAGCAGGAGATTTTGATTATCCTGTAGCTGAAGGATATATATCGTATACTCCTAGTAAGTATTTTAATTTTCAATTTGGAACAGGGCAACATTTTATAGGTGACGGATATCGCTCGTTATTATTAAGTGATGTGTCTTCTAATTATCCTTATTTCAAGATTAATACTACATTCTGGAAAATTAAATACACCAATACCTTTTTGTCATTAAGAGATATTAGACCTGAAGCTACAGATGATGGAGCATTTGGAACTAAATTTGCTGTAAATCATTATTTAAGCTATAATATAAATAAGAAACTAAATATTGGCCTTTTTGAATCTGTAATTTTTTTAAACGAAGATAATAGCGGAGTAGATTTAAGTCTTTTAAATCCAATTATATTTTTAAGGAATGTAGAATTTCAAAGAGGTTCAAGAGGAGGTAATGCACTTATTGGAGCAACTGCTAAATATAAATTTAGTAATCGATTTAATATATATGGACAGTTAATTATTGATGAATTACAGTTGTCACAATTAACTAATGGAAGCCAGAATTTTAGAAATAAACATGGTTATCAATTAGGGTTTAAATATTATGATGCGTTTAATGTGTCGGATTTGACACTTCAATTAGAATACAATCAAGTACGGCCATTTACATTTTCTAATAATGACCCAGCACTTAGTTTTACTAATGCTAATCAACCATTAGCGCACCCTTTTGGAGCAAACTTTAGAGAATTTATAGCTATAGCGCGTTATCGTAGTGATCGCTGGTATGGAGCAGGGCGATTAATATATGGACAAAGAGGTTTTGAAGATGATATTAACAATGTGTTTTTTGGCGGAAACAATCTTTTTGGGAGTGAAGATAATCGACCTAGTGATAACGGAAATGAGCTGCTACAAGGGAACAGAGTAAATTCAATCTATGCTGATTTAGAAATAGGATATTTACTCAACCCTGCAACAAACTTAAAATTATTTATAAATCCTATATATCGAGACTTTAGCCCAGAAACAGAAACAGAAACAGTTTTTAAAACAAATACATTGTGGTTTAATGTAGGATTTAGAACAGATTTGTTTAACTGGTACTTTGATAATTAA
- a CDS encoding MBL fold metallo-hydrolase, whose translation MKNSFYAILLFSFIFNVSQAQGRFDNIQIETIKLTDNVYMLIGAGGNIGVSVGDDGVFVIDDQFAPLTDKIVAAIKKLSDKPIRFLANTHWHGDHSGGNENFTKLGATIFAHDNVRKRIKETPNRQTGAFRPKEALPVITFNDKLNLTMNGEQVAVFHVDNAHTDGDALLYFTDSNVLHTGDTYFNTNGYPFIDLNSGGSANGLIEAAKRGLLVINNETKIIPGHGGESNKKEYKAFLEMLQYLHTNITAEIAKGKTEDEVAANEAVTKKYDDLGYGSGFINSERIRRTFYRSLKK comes from the coding sequence ATGAAAAATTCATTTTACGCTATTTTATTATTCAGTTTTATATTTAATGTTTCGCAAGCACAAGGGCGTTTTGATAATATACAAATTGAAACTATAAAGCTTACAGATAATGTATATATGCTTATAGGTGCTGGTGGAAATATTGGTGTTTCTGTAGGTGATGATGGTGTTTTTGTTATCGATGATCAATTTGCACCACTTACAGATAAAATTGTCGCTGCCATTAAAAAATTGAGCGACAAACCAATTCGATTTTTAGCAAATACACATTGGCATGGAGATCATTCAGGTGGAAATGAAAATTTTACTAAGTTAGGGGCTACTATTTTTGCGCATGATAACGTAAGAAAACGTATTAAGGAAACACCTAACAGACAAACTGGTGCTTTTCGTCCTAAAGAAGCGTTACCAGTGATTACATTTAATGATAAATTAAATCTCACTATGAATGGCGAACAAGTTGCTGTTTTTCATGTAGATAATGCACATACAGATGGTGATGCTTTATTATATTTCACTGATAGTAATGTATTACACACAGGAGATACTTATTTTAACACAAATGGCTACCCTTTTATTGATTTAAATTCTGGAGGAAGCGCCAACGGACTCATTGAAGCAGCAAAACGAGGGTTGTTAGTAATTAATAATGAAACTAAAATCATTCCTGGTCACGGTGGAGAATCTAATAAAAAAGAGTACAAAGCATTTTTAGAAATGTTACAATATCTTCATACAAACATTACTGCTGAAATTGCTAAAGGGAAAACTGAAGATGAGGTTGCAGCTAATGAAGCTGTTACAAAAAAATATGACGATTTAGGTTATGGAAGTGGGTTTATAAATAGCGAACGTATTAGACGAACGTTTTATAGAAGTTTAAAAAAGTAA
- the cyoE gene encoding protoheme IX farnesyltransferase, translated as MSSTANSSITISSVISNFKEITKMRLSLSVVFSSLAGYLLGAETISFSILLLLAFGGYFMVGASNAFNQIIERDLDALMQRTKNRPIPTGRISVNSAFVIAVIFTISGISILYIINPQTAMFGAISIFLYTSAYTPLKTKTPLSVFVGAIPGAIPFMLGWVAATNDFGIEPGILFMLQFFWQFPHFWAIGWMLHEDYKKAGFNMLPTGKRDKATAVQTILYTVWTILVSILPVFGFTGELKLTIVGAILVFLLGLGMLYYAFRLFNKMTVIAARQLMLASVSYITLVQVIYVLDKFIR; from the coding sequence ATGTCGAGTACTGCAAATTCTTCTATTACCATAAGTTCTGTAATCTCTAATTTTAAAGAGATTACTAAAATGAGATTATCGTTAAGTGTAGTTTTTTCTTCATTAGCTGGGTATTTGTTAGGAGCAGAAACTATTAGCTTTTCTATTCTTCTTCTTTTAGCATTTGGAGGTTATTTTATGGTTGGAGCATCTAATGCGTTTAATCAAATTATAGAACGTGATTTAGATGCATTAATGCAACGCACGAAAAACAGACCAATACCTACAGGTAGAATTTCTGTAAATTCAGCATTTGTTATAGCAGTAATTTTTACAATCTCTGGAATTTCTATCCTATACATAATAAATCCACAAACAGCAATGTTTGGAGCGATTTCAATTTTTTTATATACAAGTGCTTATACACCTTTAAAAACAAAAACACCTTTATCTGTTTTTGTAGGAGCTATTCCTGGAGCAATCCCTTTTATGTTAGGTTGGGTAGCAGCTACAAATGATTTTGGTATTGAACCTGGCATTTTATTTATGCTTCAGTTTTTTTGGCAATTCCCACATTTTTGGGCTATTGGATGGATGCTTCATGAGGATTATAAAAAAGCTGGATTTAATATGTTACCAACAGGAAAAAGAGATAAAGCCACTGCAGTGCAAACCATATTATATACAGTATGGACAATTTTAGTGTCAATACTTCCAGTATTTGGATTTACAGGTGAACTTAAACTAACCATTGTTGGAGCTATACTTGTATTTTTATTAGGATTAGGAATGCTATATTATGCATTTAGATTATTTAATAAAATGACGGTTATAGCAGCTAGACAATTAATGCTAGCTAGTGTTTCCTACATAACGTTGGTGCAAGTAATATATGTTTTAGATAAATTTATTAGATAG